The genomic interval AAACTTTCTCCGTTTGATTCCCATAGTCTCTTTCAATTTCAAATCTCAAATTTCAAATTTGAAATCTCTTTATACATGACACGTCCAGCAATCAATACTCACCTTGTTCTTGCGGTGGCAGCCCAGGCACCATCCCATCTTGAGGCTGGAGACTCTCCGGATCCGGTCCATGGAGGCCACGTCCCCATGGCAGAAGGTACAGGCCGTTCCTGCATTGACGTGCATCTTGTGAGGAAAATAGACATGGTCCGGAAGATCATGCGCCTTGACCCAGGGGACAGGCTCCTTGTTCTTCCAGTACTCCATGAGTTTCTTGACCTCGGGATTGTCACGAGCGATGATGATATGGCAGTTTCTGCAGGTCTCCAGGTCCGGCACCCCGGCAGACCTTGAGACCTTCGCGTACCGGTGGCAGTAAAGGCAATGGATCTCATTTTCCCCGGCATGAACCTTGTGGCTGAAGGCAATGGGCTGGACCGGGGACGGGTCCCCTGTGCTCAATGGGATCAGATAAATGCCGAAAAGAGCGGCAGCCGCTGCGAAGCCAAGAAGGACCAGGATCATCACCACCAAGGACGTTCTCATTCAATCTCCAGACGCCTCTCTTATACCAATCCCTTGGTCTTCCTGTCAAGCAGCACATTTATTAATAGTCTCGAAATAGAATAACATGATTCATGACGTCGTTTCTATTATGAGAACCTTAATAAAAAGAGGATCTTCACAAAATCGAGCGGCTTGATTCCAATTATCCATACTCTTCCATAATCGTCTTCAACCTGAGCCTGTCCACCTCCCGGCCGACCAAGGGGCCTTGATCCAAAACCGGAAATTTTGATTCATAGGGCGGCCTGCTGTTTCGGTAGATAATGCCTACAGGGATCTTCTCGCCCCATTCCATGGACGTTGCCATGGCCTTGTCCCAGTTTTCAGGATCGTATCCCTTCGGCAATTCATAGCATCTCTTCTTGTACCAGGCAAAGGTATTGACCTTATTGAACGAGACGCAGGGCTGCAGAACATCAATCAATGACAGACCCCGGTGTGCGATCCCCTTCTGAATCATGTCCGTGAGATGGCCGGCCATTCCTGAAAAACCCCTGGCCACAAAACCGGCATGCATGGCCACGGCCAAAGCCACGGGATTGAACGGTTCAGACTTCACCCCTTCAGGCTGGGCCTTGGTCACAAAACCTGGATCCGACGTGGGGCTGGCCTGCCCCTTGGTCAGTCCGTAGACCTGATTGTCGTGCACCAGAACCGTCAGGTCCACGTTGCGCCGGATCGCCGACAGGAAATGGTTCCCCCCTTCCCCATAGGTGCATCCGTCCCCGCTTTCCGCGATCACGGTCAGCCCCGGGTTGGCGAGCTTGGCGCCTGTGGCTGCGGGAAGATGCCTCCCGTGCAGGCCGTTGAAGAGATTGGCGTTCAGGTAATGGGGCGCCTTGGCAGCCTGTCCGATGCCTGCAACAAAAAGAACTTGGTGAGGTTCGATCCCGCTTGCGGCCAGGGCCTGTTTGACTGCCTTGAGGATTGAGAAGTTCCCGCATCCCGGGCACCAGGCTGTTTCATAATCTCCATAATCGTGCTGTGTCACCATAGGGATTTACCCTTCTGACAGAAGTGTCTGTCATTGTCCGGC from Nitrospirae bacterium CG2_30_53_67 carries:
- a CDS encoding menaquinol oxidoreductase, which encodes MRTSLVVMILVLLGFAAAAALFGIYLIPLSTGDPSPVQPIAFSHKVHAGENEIHCLYCHRYAKVSRSAGVPDLETCRNCHIIIARDNPEVKKLMEYWKNKEPVPWVKAHDLPDHVYFPHKMHVNAGTACTFCHGDVASMDRIRRVSSLKMGWCLGCHRKNKVSIDCWTCHV
- a CDS encoding 2-oxoacid ferredoxin oxidoreductase (catalyzes the coenzyme A-dependent decarboxylation of 2-oxoacids, such as pyruvate and 2-oxoglutarate); its protein translation is MVTQHDYGDYETAWCPGCGNFSILKAVKQALAASGIEPHQVLFVAGIGQAAKAPHYLNANLFNGLHGRHLPAATGAKLANPGLTVIAESGDGCTYGEGGNHFLSAIRRNVDLTVLVHDNQVYGLTKGQASPTSDPGFVTKAQPEGVKSEPFNPVALAVAMHAGFVARGFSGMAGHLTDMIQKGIAHRGLSLIDVLQPCVSFNKVNTFAWYKKRCYELPKGYDPENWDKAMATSMEWGEKIPVGIIYRNSRPPYESKFPVLDQGPLVGREVDRLRLKTIMEEYG